Proteins found in one Arthrobacter pascens genomic segment:
- a CDS encoding ATP-dependent helicase, with amino-acid sequence MSSRQQVHPPRFSPEQLSVMLGEKNTPTPEQSAIISSPLAPRLVIAGAGSGKTATMADRVVWLVANGWVRPEEVLGVTFTRKAAGELATRIRAKLAALQRIAAQDTRHAVFPEGLLSTDALEPKVSTYHSFASGIVSDYGLRLGVERDVVLMGGAQAWQLATEVVEAFDGEYRHFSAAKSTLVKAVIQLAGECAEHLQEPADVEAWLMARLAEFERLPYMAGAKKNAPQAASELAAMLRTRASVADMVGRYSAAKRAKGALDFGDLVALAARVAREVPLAGDMERQRYKVVLLDEFQDTSYAQLVLFSRLFGGGHAVTAVGDPNQSIYGFRGASAGQLFHFVREFPVRLGDTDGQGKFSPAPTSYLTTAWRNGRSILSAANVMSEALGRAAKEREPAGAAAGTPAAANVPPLQPSPFAADGRVVLGRFGTEVEEAAALAEDVLKYRVTDFEHKADGTPVLPALAVLCRRRAQMETIRREFEDRGIASEIVGLGGLLDTPEIVDLVATLRVLADPGRSDSLMRLLAGARWRIGTADLMAFRDWSSQLARRRGKTVDGSPADTGTTGVREDPVIESDLTDGASLVEALDWLPRDGWTSSHGRALSGEARHRLTRLSLELRQLRGYLGDDLTTLLGEVERAMLLDVEVAARPGTSIHQARRNLDAFQDAAAGFLRTSQRVDVLAFLAWLEAAAAEENGLDAPAAEVNREAVQLLTVHASKGLEWDVVFVPGLNDGAFPSNRDSRWSSGSAALPWPLRGDRADLPQWDIDQPDQKGWLDAEKDFKSAVQGHVEAEERRLAYVAFTRAKHILWVSSAAWVGSRAGRAEMSPFLAELEPLVTEAGEGTEISPAVVHPASVDELSLPEQSPLTLETEVAVWPYDPLEGPVDPRTGERLRLVPGRRAAMETAAARVLAALAEDDHPEGGSNKQEPPAANRGAGGRGLRGNAEGWATEAELLLERRFRRAGGQDVHLPGHISASTLVDLGEDPSGVLGRLRRPVPREPGMSARKGTAFHAWVEEYFGAAGMLDLGEAPGSDDHIDAAYDLDAMVGTFRASEWANRSPAFVEVPVETRVGEVVVRGRIDAVFRDADGRWDLVDWKTGHRPSAAQLKAKSVQLAVYRLAWARLKGVALEEVRAAFFYVADNQVVRPHDLGSATELEQIVTSALSVSPS; translated from the coding sequence ATGAGCTCGCGGCAACAGGTTCACCCGCCACGTTTCAGCCCGGAGCAGCTGTCCGTGATGCTCGGTGAGAAGAACACGCCAACCCCGGAACAGTCCGCCATCATTTCCTCACCGCTGGCGCCCAGACTCGTGATCGCGGGCGCCGGGTCGGGCAAGACTGCCACCATGGCCGACCGTGTGGTCTGGCTTGTCGCCAACGGGTGGGTCAGGCCGGAGGAAGTCCTCGGCGTCACATTCACCAGGAAGGCTGCCGGTGAGCTGGCCACTCGGATCCGCGCCAAACTGGCAGCACTGCAGCGCATCGCGGCCCAGGACACCCGGCACGCTGTGTTCCCGGAAGGACTGCTCAGCACAGACGCGCTTGAGCCGAAGGTGTCCACGTATCACTCGTTTGCCAGCGGCATCGTGTCGGACTACGGGCTCCGGCTCGGGGTGGAACGTGATGTGGTGCTGATGGGTGGAGCCCAGGCCTGGCAGCTTGCCACCGAAGTTGTTGAGGCGTTCGACGGCGAGTATCGCCACTTCAGTGCGGCAAAGTCCACGCTGGTGAAGGCGGTCATCCAGCTTGCGGGGGAATGTGCAGAGCACCTGCAGGAGCCGGCCGACGTCGAGGCCTGGCTGATGGCGAGGCTCGCGGAATTTGAGAGGCTGCCGTACATGGCCGGGGCCAAAAAGAATGCTCCCCAGGCCGCCTCCGAACTGGCAGCCATGTTGCGGACCAGGGCGAGCGTCGCTGACATGGTGGGACGGTATTCCGCCGCCAAGCGTGCAAAGGGAGCTCTTGATTTCGGTGACCTTGTGGCCCTGGCTGCCCGGGTGGCCAGGGAGGTTCCGCTCGCTGGGGACATGGAACGGCAGCGTTATAAGGTCGTTCTCCTCGACGAGTTCCAGGACACGTCCTACGCCCAGCTCGTTCTGTTTTCGAGGCTCTTCGGCGGCGGACATGCAGTCACGGCGGTCGGCGACCCCAACCAGTCCATCTACGGCTTTCGTGGCGCTTCCGCTGGCCAGCTGTTTCACTTTGTCCGCGAATTTCCCGTCCGCCTCGGAGACACGGACGGGCAGGGGAAATTTTCTCCTGCTCCGACGTCGTATCTGACGACGGCGTGGCGTAACGGGCGTTCCATCCTCTCGGCGGCCAACGTCATGTCTGAGGCTCTGGGCAGGGCGGCGAAGGAAAGGGAGCCGGCCGGTGCAGCTGCGGGTACACCCGCGGCGGCGAACGTGCCGCCGCTCCAGCCCAGCCCTTTCGCGGCGGACGGACGGGTGGTGCTCGGCCGCTTCGGGACGGAAGTAGAGGAAGCCGCCGCCTTGGCCGAGGATGTGCTGAAATACCGTGTCACTGACTTTGAGCACAAGGCAGACGGCACGCCCGTGCTTCCAGCGCTCGCCGTCCTGTGCCGGCGCCGCGCCCAGATGGAGACCATTCGCCGCGAGTTCGAGGACCGGGGAATCGCGTCCGAGATCGTTGGCCTGGGGGGCCTACTCGATACCCCGGAGATCGTTGACCTGGTCGCCACGCTTCGGGTGCTCGCTGACCCTGGACGTTCGGACTCGTTGATGCGACTCCTTGCCGGCGCTCGCTGGCGGATCGGTACTGCGGACCTGATGGCCTTCCGCGACTGGTCCAGCCAGCTTGCCCGCAGGCGGGGGAAAACTGTTGACGGAAGTCCGGCCGACACAGGCACAACCGGGGTCCGCGAAGATCCGGTGATCGAAAGTGACCTGACTGATGGCGCCAGCCTGGTGGAAGCCCTGGACTGGCTGCCCCGCGACGGCTGGACATCCTCACACGGACGGGCGCTGAGTGGGGAAGCCCGGCACCGGCTCACGCGGCTTTCCCTGGAGCTGCGGCAGCTGCGCGGTTACCTCGGGGATGACCTGACCACCCTCCTCGGCGAAGTGGAACGGGCCATGTTGCTGGATGTCGAAGTGGCGGCCCGCCCGGGCACCAGCATCCACCAGGCCCGCCGGAACCTGGACGCGTTCCAGGATGCGGCTGCCGGCTTCCTGCGGACATCCCAGCGCGTGGACGTCCTGGCATTCCTCGCATGGCTGGAGGCCGCGGCGGCGGAAGAGAACGGCCTGGACGCGCCGGCGGCCGAGGTGAACCGTGAAGCCGTGCAGCTCTTGACCGTCCACGCCTCAAAGGGGCTGGAATGGGACGTGGTTTTTGTGCCGGGCCTCAACGACGGCGCCTTTCCCAGCAACCGGGATTCCCGGTGGAGCAGCGGATCCGCGGCCCTGCCCTGGCCGTTGCGCGGGGACCGTGCGGACCTGCCCCAGTGGGACATTGACCAGCCGGATCAGAAGGGCTGGCTGGACGCAGAGAAGGACTTCAAGTCAGCTGTTCAGGGCCATGTTGAGGCCGAGGAACGACGCCTGGCGTATGTGGCCTTCACCCGTGCCAAGCACATCCTCTGGGTCTCGAGTGCCGCCTGGGTGGGTTCCAGGGCGGGCCGGGCCGAGATGTCGCCCTTCCTCGCCGAGCTGGAACCGCTCGTCACCGAGGCGGGGGAGGGTACGGAAATCAGCCCTGCCGTGGTTCATCCAGCCTCCGTGGATGAGCTTTCCCTACCGGAGCAGAGTCCATTGACCCTGGAAACAGAGGTGGCAGTATGGCCATACGACCCACTCGAAGGTCCGGTGGATCCCCGGACCGGCGAAAGGCTTCGGCTTGTTCCTGGCCGGCGTGCGGCCATGGAAACTGCCGCTGCGCGGGTGCTGGCGGCCCTGGCAGAAGATGACCACCCGGAGGGCGGATCGAACAAGCAGGAACCCCCGGCAGCCAACCGTGGCGCGGGCGGGCGGGGGCTAAGGGGCAACGCGGAAGGGTGGGCCACTGAAGCGGAGCTGTTGCTGGAACGGCGCTTCCGACGGGCCGGCGGCCAGGATGTGCACCTTCCCGGGCATATTTCTGCATCCACCCTGGTGGACCTCGGCGAGGACCCGTCGGGCGTGCTGGGGCGTCTCCGGAGGCCGGTTCCGCGCGAACCGGGCATGTCGGCGCGTAAGGGCACCGCTTTCCATGCCTGGGTGGAGGAATACTTCGGCGCCGCCGGGATGCTGGATCTCGGCGAAGCTCCCGGCTCGGACGATCACATCGACGCTGCCTACGACCTCGACGCCATGGTGGGTACCTTTCGGGCGTCCGAGTGGGCCAACCGTTCGCCCGCCTTCGTGGAGGTTCCCGTGGAGACCCGGGTGGGCGAGGTGGTGGTCCGCGGCCGCATCGATGCCGTATTCCGTGACGCGGACGGCCGCTGGGACCTGGTCGACTGGAAAACCGGCCACCGGCCCTCGGCCGCACAGCTTAAGGCCAAGTCTGTGCAGCTGGCCGTGTACCGGCTGGCTTGGGCCCGGCTGAAAGGCGTTGCATTGGAGGAGGTCAGGGCCGCATTCTTCTACGTGGCGGACAACCAGGTGGTGCGTCCGCACGACCTCGGATCCGCCACGGAGCTGGAGCAGATTGTGACATCAGCCCTGAGCGTCAGTCCTTCTTGA
- a CDS encoding macrolide 2'-phosphotransferase — protein MRRKPIELAAVATAAVPGLTPTAVSAAPDDPADFDSALLLDSEGKRWRVRSPQHAEASARLETEFLVLRAFAPAIRAELPFLMPTVAGSVRLGSLSTFVYSHLAGSTRSVEELTAGPDALAREIGVALAAIHDLPHALVSNADLPSYTPNEFRQRRLNELDQAATTGKIPPSLLLRWEHALEDVSLWRFNPCVVHGDLHEDNLLVDGGRVTAVTGWTDLRIGDPADDFAWLVASNEQDFVDTVLSSYTSSRRDVPDKHLLRRAALSAEFALAQFLVKGVAAADADMISEAESMLETLASDIAEHGGQSISVEPLPAAAEPGPAQASGAEQAGADQAGTEPSSAPARDTGSVSPVSVQTPAVTVVPVPAEVPMPASAVPAVHVTPIPAEEQAAAAEDQAQEGSAPAEAPKGSLTPDDTSTAAITIIDVKKD, from the coding sequence GTGAGAAGAAAACCGATCGAACTGGCAGCCGTGGCAACTGCGGCAGTCCCCGGGCTGACCCCGACCGCCGTTAGCGCTGCGCCGGACGATCCCGCGGATTTCGACTCCGCGCTGCTCCTTGATTCGGAAGGCAAACGCTGGCGCGTCCGTTCGCCGCAGCATGCGGAAGCCAGCGCCAGGCTTGAAACGGAATTTCTTGTGCTCCGTGCCTTTGCGCCGGCGATCCGGGCCGAATTGCCGTTCCTGATGCCCACCGTGGCCGGCAGTGTCCGGCTGGGCAGCCTCAGTACGTTCGTCTACTCCCATCTGGCCGGGAGTACCAGGAGCGTGGAGGAACTCACAGCGGGTCCGGACGCCCTTGCCCGGGAAATAGGCGTGGCCCTGGCCGCGATCCATGATCTGCCCCATGCGCTGGTCAGCAACGCGGATCTCCCCAGCTACACCCCCAACGAATTCCGGCAGCGCAGACTGAACGAGCTGGATCAGGCTGCCACAACCGGCAAGATCCCTCCCTCGCTCCTGCTTCGCTGGGAACATGCCCTGGAAGACGTGTCCCTGTGGCGGTTCAACCCCTGCGTGGTTCACGGAGACCTCCATGAGGACAACCTGCTGGTGGACGGCGGGCGCGTCACAGCCGTGACTGGCTGGACGGACCTGAGAATCGGCGACCCTGCCGATGATTTCGCCTGGCTGGTTGCCTCCAACGAGCAGGATTTCGTTGACACCGTACTCAGCAGCTACACCAGCAGCCGCAGGGACGTGCCGGATAAGCATCTGCTCCGGCGTGCCGCACTTTCCGCCGAGTTTGCCTTGGCACAATTCCTGGTCAAGGGTGTCGCGGCCGCTGACGCCGACATGATTTCCGAGGCCGAGAGCATGCTCGAAACGCTCGCCAGCGACATCGCGGAGCACGGCGGGCAGTCCATTAGCGTGGAACCGTTACCGGCTGCGGCCGAACCGGGCCCCGCGCAAGCATCGGGTGCGGAACAGGCGGGTGCGGACCAGGCAGGTACGGAACCGTCAAGTGCACCCGCCCGGGACACAGGCAGCGTAAGCCCAGTGTCCGTCCAGACCCCGGCGGTAACAGTGGTGCCCGTGCCTGCGGAGGTGCCAATGCCTGCCTCTGCGGTGCCTGCCGTCCACGTGACGCCGATTCCGGCGGAAGAACAGGCCGCAGCGGCGGAAGATCAGGCTCAGGAAGGTTCTGCTCCGGCGGAAGCTCCCAAAGGATCTCTGACGCCCGACGACACGTCCACCGCGGCCATCACCATCATCGACGTCAAGAAGGACTGA
- the nudC gene encoding NAD(+) diphosphatase produces MSHAESVTPAYQTQAAQLPANHLFDTVLPVRPALVDRGSAGRIRPGMVEELLGREGTLAAVLSGRQALVQGNGLLLTEAAALRERLTDLGSALDQVIYLGSALDGSDLPAGTELLLFVLRAPVERGMAGIPADASWTGFRDIASALNPTDTALFVEASAIANWHSGHTRCPRCGAATVVEAGGWVRRCPEDGSEHYPRTDPAIIVTVVGPDGRLLLGGGGPADARNYSTLAGFVEPGESLEQAVVREIHEEVGVRVTGCQYLGSQSWPFPASLMLGFTAITADTTATPDGVEVTRARWFSREELQEAVLNGEITISSRLSIARSLIEHWYGGRIMDRTET; encoded by the coding sequence ATGAGTCATGCGGAGTCCGTTACCCCGGCCTACCAGACGCAGGCAGCACAGCTGCCAGCAAACCATCTGTTCGATACCGTGCTTCCAGTGCGGCCTGCCTTGGTGGACCGCGGCTCTGCCGGCCGCATCAGGCCAGGCATGGTCGAGGAACTCTTGGGACGCGAAGGAACATTGGCGGCGGTCCTGTCAGGCCGGCAGGCTCTGGTGCAGGGGAACGGCCTGCTGCTGACTGAAGCGGCCGCGCTCCGGGAACGTCTCACGGACCTTGGTTCCGCGCTGGACCAGGTGATCTACCTTGGCTCTGCCCTGGACGGTTCGGACCTGCCCGCCGGCACCGAACTCCTGCTCTTTGTGCTCCGTGCCCCTGTGGAACGCGGAATGGCGGGGATCCCGGCCGATGCTTCCTGGACCGGGTTCCGCGACATTGCCTCCGCGCTCAATCCCACTGACACCGCCCTGTTCGTTGAAGCCAGCGCAATTGCCAACTGGCATTCCGGCCATACCCGCTGTCCGCGGTGCGGAGCGGCCACTGTCGTGGAAGCCGGCGGCTGGGTCCGCCGCTGCCCTGAGGATGGCTCGGAACACTACCCGCGCACCGATCCGGCAATTATCGTCACCGTTGTGGGACCGGACGGACGGCTGCTGCTCGGTGGCGGCGGACCCGCGGACGCCAGGAACTATTCCACGCTGGCCGGGTTTGTTGAACCGGGCGAGTCTCTTGAACAGGCCGTGGTCAGGGAGATCCACGAGGAAGTGGGCGTCCGGGTCACCGGCTGCCAGTATCTGGGCTCGCAGTCATGGCCGTTCCCCGCTTCCCTTATGCTTGGATTTACCGCCATCACCGCCGATACAACGGCAACGCCCGACGGCGTGGAGGTGACCCGCGCGCGCTGGTTCAGCCGGGAGGAACTCCAGGAGGCAGTGCTGAACGGCGAAATAACCATCTCCAGCCGCCTGTCCATCGCCCGCTCGCTGATCGAGCACTGGTATGGCGGACGAATCATGGACCGAACAGAGACCTGA
- a CDS encoding ATP-dependent DNA helicase UvrD2, with protein MTTENFDSTESLEERILGGLDAEQREAASTLNGPLCVLAGAGTGKTRAITHRIAYGVHSGVYNPQRLLAVTFTARAAAEMRSRLRDLGVANVQARTFHAAALRQLQFFWPQAVGGTLPNLLDHKAQMIAEAARRLRLSTDRASIRDLASEIEWAKVSMLTPANYLENAQGRGTPGGFDLTAVARVFQSYEDVKTDRNVIDFEDVLLITVGILQEDQKVAATVREQYRHFVVDEYQDVSPLQQRLLELWLGGRDELCVVGDASQTIYSFTGASPKHLLGFKARYPEANVVKLIRDYRSTPQVVRLANDLLAGRRSGGPVADAAWATPLQLVAQRPAGPAPHFTECADDEAEAATVALKIRELLDAGTPASQVAVLFRTNGQSEAYEQALAAAGIGYQLRGGERFFARKEVRDAILQLRAATRAVAETAAPEPLGQLVRDIVASLGYTDAAPHNGGALRERWESLAALVALADELVQTRGGQFSLADFVNELQERSLAQHAPTVQGVTLASLHAAKGLEWDAVFLVGLSEGLMPISFADTPEAVDEERRLLYVGITRAREHLALSWSTARTPGGRANRKPSRFLDGLRPDSVASSSARGKGPAPRRKAAAPAMCRVCGSMLASGAERKVGRCNGCPPSYEEQTFDALRQWRKEVALSSDVPAFVVFTDATLTAIAEAKPASLEELASLAGVGPSKLERYGEDVLRVLVESTTL; from the coding sequence GTGACCACAGAGAATTTTGACAGCACAGAGTCCCTCGAGGAACGGATTCTCGGGGGACTGGATGCTGAACAGCGGGAAGCCGCAAGCACACTGAACGGACCGCTGTGCGTGCTTGCCGGGGCCGGCACGGGAAAGACCCGGGCCATCACCCACCGGATTGCCTATGGCGTGCACTCAGGGGTGTACAACCCGCAGCGGCTCCTGGCCGTGACGTTCACAGCCCGGGCTGCCGCGGAAATGCGCAGCAGGCTGCGGGACCTCGGCGTCGCCAACGTCCAGGCGCGGACGTTCCACGCCGCCGCGCTGAGGCAGCTCCAGTTTTTCTGGCCGCAGGCAGTCGGCGGCACATTGCCGAACCTTCTGGACCACAAAGCGCAGATGATCGCCGAGGCGGCGCGCCGCCTGAGGCTCAGCACGGACCGCGCCTCCATCCGGGACCTCGCTTCGGAGATCGAATGGGCAAAGGTTTCCATGTTGACGCCGGCCAACTACTTGGAAAATGCGCAGGGGAGGGGGACCCCTGGCGGGTTCGACCTCACGGCCGTCGCCAGGGTCTTCCAGTCCTACGAGGACGTCAAGACCGACCGCAATGTCATAGATTTCGAGGACGTGCTGCTGATCACCGTGGGTATCCTCCAGGAGGACCAGAAGGTGGCGGCCACGGTCCGCGAACAGTACCGGCACTTTGTCGTCGATGAGTACCAGGACGTTTCCCCGCTGCAGCAACGCCTCCTCGAGCTGTGGCTGGGAGGCCGGGATGAGCTGTGCGTTGTGGGCGACGCAAGCCAGACCATCTATTCCTTCACCGGGGCCTCGCCCAAGCACTTGCTGGGGTTCAAGGCCAGGTATCCCGAAGCCAATGTGGTGAAGCTGATCCGCGACTACCGCTCCACGCCCCAGGTGGTCAGGCTCGCCAACGATCTCCTGGCCGGGCGGCGCAGCGGCGGACCGGTGGCGGATGCGGCGTGGGCTACGCCGTTGCAACTGGTTGCCCAGCGCCCGGCCGGCCCGGCGCCGCACTTCACCGAATGCGCCGACGATGAAGCGGAAGCCGCCACTGTGGCGCTCAAGATCCGGGAACTTCTCGACGCCGGTACTCCGGCGAGCCAGGTGGCTGTACTCTTCCGCACCAACGGGCAGTCTGAAGCATATGAGCAGGCGCTGGCAGCGGCCGGCATCGGCTACCAGTTGCGCGGCGGTGAGCGGTTCTTCGCCCGTAAGGAAGTAAGGGACGCAATCCTTCAGCTGAGGGCCGCGACCAGGGCAGTGGCCGAAACTGCGGCCCCGGAGCCGCTCGGCCAGCTTGTCCGCGACATCGTCGCATCCCTGGGCTATACCGACGCCGCTCCACACAACGGCGGGGCACTGAGGGAACGCTGGGAATCCCTGGCGGCGCTGGTGGCCCTCGCGGATGAACTGGTTCAGACCCGCGGCGGGCAGTTCAGCCTCGCGGATTTTGTCAATGAACTGCAGGAAAGGTCGCTGGCGCAGCATGCGCCCACGGTCCAGGGTGTCACCCTTGCTTCCCTGCACGCGGCCAAGGGCCTTGAGTGGGATGCCGTCTTCCTGGTGGGCCTCAGCGAAGGCCTGATGCCGATTTCCTTCGCCGACACTCCTGAGGCCGTGGATGAGGAACGCCGGCTCCTCTATGTCGGAATCACCCGGGCGCGGGAGCACCTTGCTCTGTCCTGGTCCACGGCCCGAACCCCTGGGGGCCGCGCAAACAGGAAACCTTCCCGGTTCCTTGACGGGCTCCGGCCGGATTCGGTGGCCAGTTCCAGCGCGCGCGGCAAGGGTCCGGCGCCACGCCGCAAAGCCGCCGCGCCCGCTATGTGCCGGGTCTGCGGCAGCATGCTGGCAAGCGGCGCGGAGCGCAAAGTGGGGCGCTGCAACGGCTGTCCCCCCAGTTATGAGGAACAGACGTTCGACGCGCTCCGGCAATGGCGGAAGGAAGTCGCACTCTCGTCCGACGTGCCCGCCTTCGTGGTGTTTACGGACGCCACGCTGACGGCTATAGCGGAGGCCAAGCCTGCCTCCCTTGAGGAACTGGCCTCCCTCGCCGGCGTCGGGCCTTCAAAACTGGAACGCTACGGCGAAGACGTGCTCCGTGTCCTGGTTGAAAGCACCACCCTGTGA
- a CDS encoding M48 metallopeptidase family protein: MRHRAEAPVALRLTTPDGAPVEVRRSARRTRTVAAFWENGTAVVAIPARFTAAQESEWVHRMLEKLHRQGERRLHKGKKHPATEAALAAHAADLSARYLGGRAVPTSVRWVSNQNSRWGSATPSEGTIRLSEKLRPMPQWVIDYVLLHELAHLLVAGHNAAFWKLLEAYPETQRAKAFLEGVSFATARGLQPDTVAPDNLQPTDVD, translated from the coding sequence GTGAGACACCGGGCGGAGGCGCCTGTGGCGCTGCGGCTGACCACACCGGACGGGGCTCCTGTCGAGGTGAGGCGGTCGGCCCGCCGTACACGGACCGTTGCGGCTTTTTGGGAAAACGGAACGGCAGTGGTGGCCATACCGGCCCGGTTCACCGCGGCCCAGGAATCCGAATGGGTGCACCGGATGCTGGAGAAGCTGCACCGCCAGGGGGAGAGGCGCCTCCACAAGGGAAAGAAACACCCGGCCACGGAAGCCGCGCTGGCGGCCCACGCCGCCGACCTCTCCGCCCGTTACCTCGGCGGTCGGGCTGTGCCGACGTCGGTCCGCTGGGTCAGTAACCAAAACTCCCGTTGGGGGTCGGCAACGCCGTCCGAGGGCACCATCAGGCTCTCCGAGAAGCTCAGGCCCATGCCGCAGTGGGTCATCGACTACGTGCTCCTCCACGAGCTGGCCCACCTGCTGGTGGCCGGGCACAACGCCGCCTTCTGGAAGCTGCTGGAGGCCTATCCGGAGACACAGCGGGCCAAGGCATTCCTGGAGGGGGTTTCTTTCGCCACCGCGCGCGGCCTCCAGCCGGACACCGTGGCGCCGGACAATCTCCAGCCGACCGACGTCGACTAA
- a CDS encoding zinc-dependent metalloprotease translates to MTSNPLNPSNGDDTPKDPLTEMLQNLMGGKGLENIDPAELAKAAGLPDDPNLLAQMFSQVQAMMSAPSEGPVNWQLAHENARRVAASSTDPSVTSVQSREVDEALRLAELWLDPVTDLPATGLIGRAWSRAEWVEATLGTWKRLTEPVANSIANALSSAMTEQMPEEMKSMMGGASSMLQNMGGAIFGMQLGQAIGALSAEVVSSTDIGVPLADLEMALLPANVTSFGEGLSLPENDVRLFLAVREAAHARLFIQVPWLRGHLLGAIEAYARGIHIDTSRIEELARDLDPSNPEGIQEALSQGVFMPQRTPAQEQALEKLETALALVEGWVDELTAAATEKLLPSAAALREAVRRRRATGGPAEHAFSSLVGLELRPRRLREAAALWASLKDERGIEGRDAIWQHPDLLPTAEDLDDPHGFSGRRKLAEASDSEVDDALQKLLNGGFDEAPEPDADADGKPTTNTAETTDEPAAGESAAEEPRKGSDAGKPGNGSDDAAEGEQGSDDTGSDETGEGGQPKS, encoded by the coding sequence ATGACCTCCAACCCACTCAATCCGTCCAATGGCGACGACACGCCAAAGGATCCGTTGACAGAAATGCTGCAGAACCTCATGGGCGGCAAGGGGCTGGAAAACATCGACCCCGCCGAGCTGGCCAAGGCAGCGGGCCTGCCCGACGACCCCAACCTCCTGGCGCAGATGTTCTCCCAGGTCCAGGCGATGATGAGCGCTCCCTCGGAAGGACCCGTTAACTGGCAGCTCGCACACGAGAATGCGCGGCGGGTTGCTGCCAGCAGCACTGACCCTTCAGTCACCTCCGTGCAGTCGCGCGAAGTGGACGAGGCCCTCCGCCTCGCCGAATTGTGGCTCGATCCGGTCACGGATCTGCCCGCCACCGGCCTGATCGGCCGCGCATGGTCCCGCGCTGAGTGGGTGGAGGCCACCCTCGGAACCTGGAAGAGGCTCACCGAACCGGTCGCGAACAGCATCGCCAACGCTCTGTCGAGCGCCATGACCGAGCAGATGCCAGAGGAAATGAAGTCCATGATGGGCGGTGCCTCTTCCATGCTGCAGAACATGGGCGGGGCCATCTTCGGGATGCAGCTTGGGCAGGCGATCGGCGCCCTGTCGGCCGAGGTGGTCAGCTCCACGGACATCGGCGTGCCGCTGGCCGACCTCGAGATGGCACTGCTGCCGGCGAACGTCACCTCCTTCGGCGAGGGCCTGAGCCTGCCGGAGAACGACGTCCGCCTTTTCCTGGCGGTCCGCGAGGCTGCCCACGCGCGCCTGTTCATCCAGGTTCCGTGGCTGCGGGGTCACCTGCTCGGCGCGATCGAGGCCTACGCACGCGGCATCCACATCGACACGTCGAGGATCGAGGAGCTGGCCCGGGATCTTGATCCCAGCAACCCGGAAGGCATCCAGGAGGCACTGTCCCAGGGCGTCTTTATGCCACAGCGGACACCCGCACAGGAACAGGCCCTGGAAAAGCTCGAGACGGCCTTGGCTCTGGTTGAAGGGTGGGTGGACGAACTGACCGCCGCCGCCACGGAGAAGCTGCTGCCCTCCGCGGCTGCCCTGCGTGAAGCTGTCCGCCGGCGCCGTGCCACCGGAGGTCCCGCGGAGCACGCGTTCTCTTCATTGGTGGGGCTGGAACTGCGTCCCCGCCGCCTGCGTGAGGCCGCCGCCCTGTGGGCGAGCCTCAAGGACGAACGTGGCATCGAGGGCCGCGATGCCATCTGGCAGCACCCCGATCTGCTTCCGACCGCCGAGGACCTCGATGATCCGCACGGCTTCAGCGGCCGCCGCAAACTGGCGGAAGCCAGCGACAGCGAAGTTGACGATGCGCTGCAGAAACTGTTGAACGGCGGCTTCGACGAAGCCCCGGAACCCGACGCCGACGCCGACGGGAAGCCCACGACGAATACGGCAGAAACCACCGATGAGCCAGCGGCTGGAGAATCAGCTGCCGAGGAACCCCGTAAGGGTTCCGACGCAGGCAAACCCGGCAACGGCTCTGACGACGCAGCCGAGGGCGAGCAGGGTTCGGACGACACCGGTTCGGACGAAACCGGCGAAGGCGGGCAGCCAAAGAGTTAG